From a single Phalacrocorax aristotelis chromosome 1, bGulAri2.1, whole genome shotgun sequence genomic region:
- the MCAT gene encoding malonyl-CoA-acyl carrier protein transacylase, mitochondrial produces MGSWAAATWRLGGCSGRGGLRGVQPWRGSSRLGGGDRAATLSDLLQSSVGAEEPGAAAAAAARRERPSPREGTVLLFPGQGSQFVGMGRGLLRYPGVRDMYRLAEKVLGYDLLSLCLEGPRDELDRTRHCQPAVFVASLAAVEKLNHQQPEVVERCVAAAGYSVGEFAALVFAGALGFAEALYAVKVRAEAMQKASEAVPSGMLSVIGRREANYKFACLEARKHCESLAIENPVCEISNYLFPDSRVIAGHLQALEFLQENARKYYFTRAKMLPVSGAFHTRLMEPAVEPLAEVLKSIEIQKPLVCVYSNVDGKKYMHSKHIQKLLVKQVVSPVMWEQTMHSVYERKQGTEFPYTYEVGPGKQLGAVLKKCNLKAWKQYNHVDALEDEEAAEA; encoded by the exons ATGGGCAGCTGGGCCGCGGCGACATGGCGGCTTGGTGGCTGCAGCGGGCGCGGCGGCCTCCGCGGCGTACAACCGTGGCGGGGCAGCTCCCGCCTCGGCGGTGGGGACCGGGCGGCGACCCTGAGCGACCTGCTGCAGAGCTCGGTGGGGGCCGAGGagccgggcgcggcggcggcggcggcggcgaggcggGAGCGGCCGTCCCCCCGGGAGGGCACGGTGCTGCTCTTCCCCGGGCAGGGCAGCCAGTTCGTGGGGATGGGCCGCGGGCTGCTGCGGTACCCCGGCGTGCGGGACATGTACCGCCTGGCCGAGAAGGTGCTGGGCTACGACCTGCTCTCCCTGTGCCTGGAGGGGCCGCGGGACGAGCTGGACCGCACCCGGCACTGCCAGCCCGCCGTGTTCGTCGCCTCCCTGGCCGCCGTGGAGAAGCTCAACCACCAGCAGCCTGAA GTGGTGGAGAGATgcgtggcggcggcggggtaCAGCGTGGGGGAGTTCGCGGCGCTGGTCTTCGCTGGAGCCCTGGGCTTTGCCGAAG CGCTGTACGCGGTGAAAGTGCGTGCCGAAGCCATGCAAAAGGCGTCGGAAGCTGTCCCCAGTGGAATGCTATCGGTTATTGGTCGGCGAGAGGCAAATTACAAATTTGCCTGCTTGGAAGCCCGTAAACACTGTGAATCGCTCGCTATAGAAAACCCCGTATGTGAAATTTCAAACTATTTGTTTCCAGACAGCAGAGTCATTGCAGGACACTTGCAG GCTTTGGAGTTTTTGCAGGAGAATGCCCGAAAATATTACTTTACACGTGCAAAAATGCTTCCAGTCAGTGGGGCTTTTCATACCAGGCTTATGGAACCCGCAGTAGAGCCCTTGGCTGAAGTCTTAAAATCGATTGAGATTCAGAAACCGCTGGTCTGTGTCTATTCCAATGTTGATGGCAAAAAGTACATGCACTCAAAGCACATTCAGAAGCTGTTAGTGAAGCAGGTGGTTTCACCTGTTATGTGGGAACAGACCATGCATTCTGTGTACGAAAGAAAGCAAGGAACAGAATTCCCTTACACGTACGAAGTGGGGCCCGGGAAGCAACTAGGAGCCGTTCTCAAAAAGTGTAATTTAAAGGCCTGGAAACAATATAACCATGTAGATGCTCTGGAAGATGAGGAAGCAGCAGAGGCCTAA